A single window of Ferrimonas balearica DSM 9799 DNA harbors:
- a CDS encoding collagenase, with product MRLLLPLALTGLLGACTTLPQPQPVTLTNWQQPDPAQLPLALDNLSRGEAEPALDYLRAFSYFGDPDTLTEAQQQQLHSAMLAQGKSLDALAEPRLAEQWAVAFYRYYGQEAMQPYAEALLPSLIRQLDRFAEQAPQTLAQEYALWELLRAPGLLMHQVRRKDAENPLHAALTERELTEALTRYAASAGAHYQGQDWPLQNAYWVLAHQRLLLSEEKGEAQDQAVAAIARQDLSQRGDAAKTAFTLGYLVNAFLGQEACKETYGDLCAIPEPEAVLPITHACTERLVIRTQDLNEAELAESCDKLTSQEDHFHQLLGTGMTPVVNDYNTALEVVVFKNWSQYNAYGQLLFDISTDNGGMYIEGTPQAEGNQARFFAFRGWWLPEFNVWNLNHEYIHYLDGRYIKYGGFGHFPGQMVWWAEGMAEYISKGEDNRQAQKLLQDTDPAEWPSLETIFATEYDDGLDRTYRWSYMAVRYLAEQAPDSLVAITKPLKGDYAEGYATILSDTAEAHQAGFSQWLTEWAAAPLPEEADASPYPRKLNRYGYRDYLRPAQLANSEGHLHF from the coding sequence ATGCGTTTACTTCTCCCCCTGGCCCTAACCGGCCTGCTGGGCGCCTGTACCACCCTGCCTCAACCCCAACCGGTTACGCTCACCAACTGGCAGCAACCGGACCCGGCCCAACTGCCACTGGCACTCGATAACCTGAGCCGGGGCGAAGCCGAACCGGCACTGGATTACCTGCGCGCCTTCTCCTATTTCGGTGATCCCGACACCCTGACCGAAGCGCAACAGCAGCAACTGCACAGCGCGATGCTGGCTCAGGGCAAATCCCTCGATGCACTGGCTGAGCCCCGTCTTGCCGAACAGTGGGCGGTGGCGTTCTACCGCTACTACGGTCAGGAAGCGATGCAGCCTTATGCTGAAGCGCTCCTTCCCAGCCTGATCCGCCAACTGGACCGCTTCGCTGAACAGGCACCGCAAACCTTGGCTCAGGAGTACGCCCTATGGGAACTGCTGCGTGCCCCCGGCCTGCTGATGCACCAGGTGCGTCGCAAAGACGCTGAGAATCCGCTGCACGCTGCCCTGACGGAACGTGAGCTGACCGAGGCCCTGACCCGCTACGCCGCCAGCGCCGGTGCCCACTATCAGGGCCAGGACTGGCCGCTGCAGAACGCCTACTGGGTACTGGCCCACCAGCGCCTGTTGCTGTCCGAAGAGAAGGGCGAAGCCCAGGATCAGGCCGTGGCTGCCATCGCCCGCCAGGATCTCAGCCAACGCGGTGACGCAGCCAAAACCGCCTTTACCCTCGGTTATCTGGTCAACGCCTTCCTGGGTCAGGAAGCCTGCAAAGAGACCTATGGCGACCTGTGCGCCATCCCCGAGCCGGAAGCGGTATTGCCCATCACCCACGCTTGTACCGAACGCCTGGTGATTCGAACTCAGGATCTCAATGAAGCCGAATTGGCCGAAAGCTGCGACAAGCTGACCTCCCAGGAGGATCACTTCCACCAGCTGCTGGGCACCGGCATGACCCCGGTGGTCAACGACTACAACACCGCACTGGAAGTGGTGGTGTTTAAGAACTGGAGCCAGTACAACGCCTACGGCCAGCTGCTGTTTGATATCAGCACCGACAACGGTGGGATGTACATTGAGGGCACGCCGCAGGCGGAGGGCAACCAGGCCCGCTTCTTTGCGTTCCGTGGTTGGTGGTTGCCGGAGTTCAATGTCTGGAATCTGAACCACGAGTACATCCACTATCTCGACGGTCGCTACATCAAGTACGGCGGCTTCGGGCACTTCCCCGGCCAGATGGTGTGGTGGGCTGAAGGGATGGCGGAATACATCTCAAAGGGTGAGGACAACCGCCAGGCCCAGAAGCTGCTGCAGGATACCGATCCGGCGGAGTGGCCGAGTCTGGAGACCATCTTTGCCACCGAATATGACGACGGGCTGGACCGCACCTACCGCTGGAGCTACATGGCGGTGCGTTACCTGGCAGAGCAGGCGCCCGACAGCCTGGTGGCGATCACCAAGCCGCTTAAAGGGGATTACGCCGAAGGGTACGCCACCATCCTGAGTGACACTGCCGAGGCCCACCAGGCCGGCTTCAGCCAGTGGCTGACGGAGTGGGCAGCAGCACCGCTGCCAGAAGAGGCGGATGCCTCGCCCTACCCGCGCAAGCTGAACCGCTATGGCTACCGTGACTACCTGCGTCCGGCACAGCTGGCCAACAGTGAAGGTCACCTTCACTTCTGA
- a CDS encoding DUF494 family protein yields the protein MFDILMYLFETYVQSDVELLFDREELTDELSRAGFRSDEIGKALIWIEKLAALQDSDRHPYLTGVEPGSFRIYTAEEVARLDTESRGFLMFLEQIQVLSATTREMVIDRVMELDGEPLSLDDLKWVVLMVLFNAPGNEQAYTQMEDLIFEEPEGLLH from the coding sequence ATGTTCGACATTTTAATGTACCTGTTTGAGACCTATGTACAGAGCGATGTTGAACTTTTGTTCGACCGCGAAGAGTTGACCGATGAATTGAGCCGGGCTGGCTTTCGTTCCGACGAGATTGGCAAAGCGCTGATCTGGATCGAAAAGCTGGCGGCATTGCAGGATTCGGACCGCCACCCCTATCTCACCGGCGTAGAGCCCGGCAGTTTCCGGATCTACACCGCTGAAGAGGTGGCTCGTCTCGACACTGAAAGTCGGGGCTTCCTGATGTTCCTGGAGCAGATCCAGGTACTCTCCGCCACCACCCGTGAAATGGTGATTGACCGGGTTATGGAGCTGGATGGAGAACCGTTGTCACTGGATGACCTGAAATGGGTGGTACTGATGGTGCTGTTCAATGCCCCGGGCAACGAACAGGCTTACACCCAGATGGAAGACCTGATATTTGAGGAGCCGGAAGGGCTGCTCCACTAA
- a CDS encoding gamma carbonic anhydrase family protein, protein MTIKPYQGQLPQLAQGVFVEPSAVLYGDITLAEDSSVWPLVAARGDVNFIRIGARTNVQDASVLHVSRPGNGHPDGFPLIIGDDVTVGHKAMLHGCTIGDRVLVGMGAIILDGVIVEDDVIIGAGALVPPGKRLESGYLYVGSPAKQARPLTEGEFAFLKESAAHYVRLKDKYLAEAD, encoded by the coding sequence ATGACGATCAAACCCTATCAGGGGCAGCTGCCTCAATTGGCCCAAGGCGTCTTTGTTGAACCCAGTGCCGTTCTGTACGGTGACATTACTCTGGCTGAGGACAGCAGTGTCTGGCCCCTGGTTGCAGCTCGTGGCGACGTTAACTTTATCCGCATCGGCGCACGAACCAATGTCCAGGATGCGTCCGTTCTCCACGTGTCCCGTCCGGGCAACGGCCACCCTGATGGCTTTCCGCTGATCATTGGCGATGACGTTACCGTCGGCCATAAAGCGATGCTGCACGGCTGCACCATTGGTGACCGGGTGTTGGTTGGCATGGGCGCCATCATTCTGGACGGCGTGATCGTAGAGGATGATGTGATCATTGGCGCCGGCGCACTGGTGCCACCGGGCAAGCGTCTGGAGAGTGGCTACCTCTATGTTGGCAGCCCGGCCAAGCAGGCTCGTCCGCTGACCGAGGGGGAGTTCGCCTTCCTGAAAGAGTCAGCCGCACATTATGTGCGGCTGAAAGATAAGTATCTGGCTGAGGCCGACTGA
- the aroE gene encoding shikimate dehydrogenase — MDQYAVFGHPIAHSQSPFIHQAFAGQTAQELEYRAILAPTDGFAEAVRQFRQQGGLGANVTLPFKEQAAALCDQLTERARLAGAVNTLHWLADGSLLGDNTDGAGMVADLHQHGVTLTNRRILILGAGGAVRGVLEPVLACQPRQLVIANRTASKAEALARDFAGLGEVVGCGFDQIEGAFDLIINGTSASLSGDLPPLPPHCLIAGGITYDMAYGVNATPFQCWGERHGGRLNLAGLGMLVNQAAESFYRWRGVRPDTGPVHQALLARLEEKQ; from the coding sequence ATGGATCAGTACGCGGTGTTTGGTCACCCCATTGCCCACAGCCAATCTCCCTTTATTCATCAGGCCTTCGCCGGGCAAACCGCCCAGGAGCTGGAGTACCGGGCCATCCTAGCACCAACCGATGGCTTCGCCGAAGCGGTACGGCAGTTCCGACAGCAAGGCGGATTGGGAGCCAACGTCACCCTGCCGTTTAAGGAGCAGGCGGCGGCATTGTGCGATCAGCTGACCGAACGGGCTCGTCTGGCCGGAGCGGTGAACACCCTGCACTGGCTGGCGGATGGCTCACTGCTTGGAGACAACACCGATGGGGCCGGCATGGTGGCGGATCTGCACCAACATGGTGTGACGCTGACCAACCGCCGGATCCTGATCCTTGGCGCTGGGGGGGCGGTACGCGGTGTCTTGGAACCGGTACTGGCCTGTCAGCCTCGTCAGCTGGTGATCGCCAATCGCACTGCGAGTAAAGCGGAAGCACTGGCGCGGGATTTCGCCGGGCTGGGAGAGGTGGTTGGTTGCGGCTTCGACCAGATAGAGGGGGCGTTTGATCTGATCATCAACGGCACCTCTGCCTCGCTGTCCGGAGACCTGCCGCCGCTGCCTCCCCATTGCCTGATTGCTGGTGGGATCACCTATGATATGGCTTATGGGGTTAACGCAACGCCGTTTCAGTGCTGGGGCGAGCGCCATGGCGGGCGACTCAATCTGGCGGGACTTGGCATGTTGGTCAACCAGGCGGCGGAGAGCTTTTATCGCTGGCGCGGGGTGCGGCCGGACACCGGTCCGGTGCATCAGGCGTTGCTGGCGCGACTGGAGGAAAAACAATGA
- the dprA gene encoding DNA-processing protein DprA — protein sequence MRKRALLERIPWRQLWTEAERGRIPGWSAAQHRALLEPDSAAIDQALSWLNASPHHHLVTLSDSLYPSSLKHLPDAPILLFVAGNPDLLQHSSIAMVGSRNASLAGRQLAERWASQLAELGWSVVSGLAEGIDGAAHRGALAVGGVTISVEGCGLDRIYPRRHRTLAEQIEQQGARVSEFWPGIAPRPAHFPLRNRIVSGLSLGTIVVEAGLRSGSLITARLAAEQGREVFAVPGSVQDPNRMGCHQLIQNGAKLVTDPVDILEELMLQLPQAALERMISSSQGDVQSLPVPALLDSVDYDATPIDNVVARSQLPVEVVLEQLTEMELDGWVAAVPGGYVRLRGK from the coding sequence GTGCGGAAGAGGGCGCTGCTGGAGCGAATACCCTGGCGCCAGCTCTGGACCGAGGCGGAGCGGGGTCGAATACCCGGCTGGTCGGCGGCACAACACCGGGCTCTGTTGGAGCCGGACTCAGCCGCGATAGACCAAGCCCTCAGTTGGCTCAACGCTTCTCCCCATCATCACCTTGTTACTCTCTCCGATTCGCTCTACCCCTCTTCACTAAAACACCTTCCTGATGCGCCCATCCTGCTGTTCGTGGCAGGCAACCCCGATCTGCTTCAACACAGTTCTATAGCCATGGTTGGCAGCCGCAACGCTTCACTCGCTGGTCGGCAACTGGCTGAACGGTGGGCGAGCCAGCTGGCGGAGCTGGGCTGGTCGGTGGTGTCCGGGCTGGCGGAGGGGATCGATGGTGCGGCCCACCGCGGTGCACTGGCGGTGGGAGGCGTCACCATCAGCGTTGAGGGGTGCGGCCTGGACCGCATCTATCCGCGACGCCATCGTACTCTGGCTGAACAGATTGAACAGCAGGGCGCCCGGGTTTCGGAGTTCTGGCCCGGTATCGCACCGCGTCCCGCCCACTTTCCCCTTCGCAATCGCATTGTCAGTGGCCTGAGCCTGGGCACCATTGTGGTGGAGGCGGGGCTGCGCAGTGGCTCGTTGATCACCGCCCGGCTGGCGGCTGAGCAGGGGCGGGAGGTGTTTGCCGTACCGGGCAGTGTGCAGGACCCGAACCGGATGGGATGCCATCAATTGATTCAGAATGGTGCCAAATTGGTCACTGATCCGGTCGATATCCTTGAGGAGCTGATGTTGCAGTTGCCGCAGGCGGCACTGGAGCGGATGATCAGCTCGTCGCAGGGCGACGTACAAAGTTTGCCTGTCCCGGCGTTGTTAGATAGTGTGGATTACGACGCAACACCTATCGATAACGTGGTGGCTCGCAGCCAGTTACCGGTGGAGGTTGTGCTAGAGCAACTGACCGAGATGGAACTGGACGGGTGGGTTGCAGCGGTGCCCGGTGGCTATGTTCGGCTTAGGGGGAAATGA
- a CDS encoding L-threonylcarbamoyladenylate synthase yields the protein MSRMLTVSEGAALMAKGGVVAYPTEAVFGLGCDPSNEEAVSRLLDIKQRPVEKGLILIAANYGQLLPFVNDSALPDARREAVMARWPGPTTWVMPAQPSVPGWVTGQFDTLAVRVTDHAIAADLCRAFGGPVVSTSANLTGQPPCRSADEVLAALGDRVDGVVMGDVGGRKDPSMILDAMTDQVFRT from the coding sequence GTGAGTCGTATGCTGACCGTCAGTGAGGGCGCTGCCCTGATGGCCAAAGGTGGGGTCGTTGCGTACCCCACCGAAGCGGTTTTCGGATTGGGATGCGACCCCAGTAACGAGGAGGCGGTGTCCCGCCTCCTCGACATTAAGCAACGGCCGGTGGAGAAGGGACTTATCCTGATCGCCGCCAACTACGGTCAGTTGCTGCCCTTCGTCAATGATTCCGCCCTGCCAGACGCCCGCCGTGAAGCGGTGATGGCGCGCTGGCCGGGGCCGACCACCTGGGTGATGCCGGCACAACCGTCGGTACCCGGTTGGGTGACGGGTCAATTTGATACTCTGGCGGTTCGGGTGACCGATCACGCCATTGCCGCGGATCTGTGCCGCGCCTTTGGTGGCCCGGTGGTTTCCACCAGCGCTAACCTGACCGGTCAACCACCGTGTCGCAGTGCCGATGAGGTACTGGCTGCACTGGGCGACCGGGTGGATGGTGTGGTGATGGGTGACGTAGGGGGCCGCAAAGACCCCTCGATGATTCTCGATGCGATGACCGATCAGGTCTTCCGCACCTAA
- a CDS encoding DUF1488 domain-containing protein, which translates to MNQQILFNDHVEIEWEQGWAKFHAMVAGQQVPCLVGLNVLANKLDSTLTSAEEAAAAFEQLRFDLEAEAEMLIEDEAYDAQGRIWLGHPPI; encoded by the coding sequence ATGAATCAGCAGATCCTCTTTAACGACCATGTCGAAATTGAGTGGGAGCAGGGCTGGGCGAAGTTTCACGCTATGGTGGCGGGTCAGCAGGTGCCCTGCCTGGTCGGGCTGAATGTACTGGCCAATAAACTGGACAGCACATTAACCAGTGCCGAAGAAGCGGCGGCCGCGTTTGAACAGCTGCGCTTTGATCTGGAAGCGGAGGCGGAAATGCTGATTGAAGATGAAGCGTATGATGCACAAGGGCGGATCTGGCTGGGCCATCCGCCCATCTGA
- the purE gene encoding 5-(carboxyamino)imidazole ribonucleotide mutase: MSTPFVAVLMGSDSDLPTMQSTLDVLKGFGIRYEAKVTSAHRTPAATHAYVQDAEARGCKVFICAAGLAAHLAGAVAGITTRPVIGVPIDNGPLQGHDALLSTVMMPGGVPVATVAIGSAGAKNAGYLAAQMLAVGDDELAAAVKAERQKSAEAVQAKDAALQAKLAG; this comes from the coding sequence ATGAGCACCCCGTTTGTTGCCGTACTGATGGGCTCCGATTCTGACCTTCCGACCATGCAGAGCACCCTCGATGTGCTGAAGGGCTTTGGCATTCGCTACGAAGCCAAAGTGACCTCTGCTCACCGCACTCCAGCCGCCACCCACGCCTACGTTCAGGACGCGGAAGCCCGTGGCTGTAAGGTGTTTATCTGTGCCGCTGGTCTGGCTGCCCACCTGGCTGGTGCCGTTGCCGGCATCACCACCCGTCCGGTGATCGGGGTGCCGATCGACAACGGGCCGTTGCAGGGCCACGATGCACTGCTGTCTACCGTTATGATGCCGGGCGGCGTACCGGTAGCGACCGTGGCCATCGGCAGTGCCGGTGCCAAGAACGCCGGTTACCTGGCTGCCCAGATGCTGGCGGTGGGTGATGACGAACTGGCCGCTGCCGTTAAAGCGGAGCGCCAGAAGAGCGCCGAGGCCGTTCAGGCCAAAGACGCGGCCCTGCAGGCCAAGCTGGCCGGTTAA
- the hemF gene encoding oxygen-dependent coproporphyrinogen oxidase: MAPDVNAVKHYLLSLQNQICEALEGADGEARFQRDQWQREEGGGGESRVLRDGAVFEQAGVNFSHVMGAQMPASATAHRPELAGRRFEAMGVSLVIHPHNPHIPTTHANVRFFIAEKDGEDPVWWFGGGFDLTPYYPVDEDIRHWHQVAHDLCAPFGDQVYDEYKAWCDRYFFLKHRDETRGVGGLFFDDLNAPGFEQSFALMQAVGNGFLDAYLPIVARRKDDAYGERERQFQLYRRGRYVEFNLVYDRGTLFGLQTGGRTESILMSMPPLVRWQYQYQPEADSAEARLYDYLRPRDWLAELR, from the coding sequence ATGGCTCCGGACGTGAACGCCGTAAAGCATTACCTTCTCTCTCTTCAGAACCAGATTTGTGAAGCCCTCGAGGGTGCCGATGGCGAAGCCCGCTTTCAGCGCGACCAGTGGCAGCGGGAAGAGGGCGGCGGCGGTGAGAGCCGGGTGCTGCGTGATGGCGCGGTGTTTGAACAGGCCGGGGTCAACTTCTCCCACGTGATGGGCGCCCAGATGCCGGCATCGGCCACCGCCCATCGCCCTGAGCTGGCGGGTCGTCGCTTTGAAGCGATGGGGGTGTCCCTGGTGATCCACCCGCACAACCCGCACATTCCCACCACCCACGCCAACGTGCGCTTCTTTATTGCCGAGAAGGATGGGGAAGATCCGGTGTGGTGGTTTGGCGGCGGTTTCGACCTGACCCCCTATTACCCGGTGGACGAAGACATTCGCCACTGGCACCAGGTGGCCCACGACCTGTGTGCGCCTTTTGGCGACCAGGTTTACGATGAATACAAAGCATGGTGTGACCGCTACTTCTTCCTGAAGCACCGGGATGAAACCCGTGGCGTGGGCGGACTGTTCTTTGATGACCTTAATGCGCCGGGCTTTGAGCAGAGCTTTGCCCTGATGCAGGCGGTGGGCAACGGGTTCCTCGATGCCTACCTGCCCATCGTGGCGCGCCGTAAAGACGATGCGTATGGTGAGCGGGAGCGCCAGTTCCAGCTGTACCGACGCGGTCGCTACGTGGAGTTCAACCTGGTGTATGACCGGGGCACCCTGTTTGGCCTGCAAACCGGTGGTCGCACCGAGTCCATTCTGATGTCGATGCCGCCGCTGGTGCGTTGGCAGTACCAGTACCAGCCAGAGGCTGACAGCGCGGAAGCCCGACTGTACGACTACCTGCGCCCGCGCGACTGGCTGGCAGAACTGCGCTGA
- a CDS encoding DNA topoisomerase family protein — MSKIDQQLFTTHEHALEREYGVCPECGSELAVRHGKHGAFLGCQSYPTCEYHRPLVEKTTVEAEILEGTECPLCGHPLALKSGRYGFYIGCSDFPQCHYIAKDEPETPATKVACPSCRSGELMERTNRFGKKFYACSGYPKCKYLLNFPPVAEPCPDCGWPLLVEKNVRGQRRWVCPQRSCKYQSETI; from the coding sequence ATGTCCAAGATCGACCAGCAGCTGTTCACGACCCACGAACATGCCCTGGAACGGGAATACGGTGTTTGCCCTGAATGCGGCAGCGAACTGGCTGTGCGCCACGGTAAGCACGGCGCCTTCCTGGGCTGCCAAAGCTACCCCACCTGTGAATACCACCGTCCCCTGGTGGAGAAAACCACAGTAGAAGCCGAGATCCTCGAGGGCACTGAGTGCCCGCTGTGTGGGCACCCCCTGGCCCTCAAGTCGGGACGCTACGGTTTCTACATCGGGTGCAGTGACTTTCCCCAGTGTCACTACATTGCCAAGGATGAGCCTGAAACGCCGGCCACTAAGGTTGCGTGCCCAAGCTGTCGAAGCGGTGAGTTGATGGAGCGAACCAACCGGTTTGGCAAGAAGTTCTACGCTTGCAGCGGTTACCCAAAATGCAAGTATTTGCTCAATTTCCCGCCGGTAGCGGAGCCCTGTCCCGACTGTGGATGGCCGCTGCTGGTTGAGAAAAACGTGCGTGGACAGCGGCGTTGGGTCTGCCCCCAGCGTTCATGCAAATATCAGTCTGAGACGATATAA
- a CDS encoding group II truncated hemoglobin codes for MLSLIRRHLSRKQPASAYERMGGEPTVRAIAHRFYQLMADDPDYADLRAIHPDDLSGSELKLFEFLSGWLGGPPLFEEKYGHPMLRARHLPFRVDKRQRNLWLHCMKRALEQEVKDRQVRRAMLEALIPLADHMRNTEEGCPVRAPE; via the coding sequence ATGCTGTCACTTATACGCCGACACCTGAGCCGCAAGCAACCCGCGTCCGCTTATGAAAGGATGGGGGGCGAACCCACGGTGCGAGCCATTGCCCACCGTTTCTATCAATTGATGGCGGATGACCCGGACTACGCTGACCTGCGTGCCATCCATCCGGATGACCTCAGCGGCAGCGAGCTTAAGCTGTTTGAGTTTCTCAGTGGCTGGCTGGGTGGGCCGCCACTGTTTGAGGAGAAGTATGGTCACCCGATGCTGCGCGCCCGCCACCTGCCCTTCCGGGTGGATAAGCGCCAGCGCAATCTCTGGCTGCACTGCATGAAGCGGGCGTTGGAGCAGGAGGTGAAAGATCGGCAGGTGCGGCGCGCCATGCTGGAGGCGCTGATCCCCCTAGCCGACCATATGCGCAATACCGAAGAGGGGTGCCCGGTTCGGGCACCCGAGTAA